The region GATCACGGTACAAACGCGCTTGATATCCTTTCAGGTCGTGTATATCCCTTGAAGCTCGGCTTCATTGGTGTTGTGAACCGATCGCAGCAGGACATTCAGGGCAACAAGCCCATGGAGGAGGCTCTGCAGGCAGAGATGGACTTCTTCAAGCACCACCCAGCCTATCGCAACATCTCTAACCGATGCGGCACACAATTCCTGGCCAAGACTCTCAACTCCACTCTCATGTCACATATTCGAGAGCGGTTGCCTGACATCAAGGCTCGTCTGAATACGCTTATGGGACAGACTCAGCAAGAGCTTGCTAGCTATGGTGACATGGCCTTTAGCGGCAAGGAGCATCGTGGATCGCTCATCCTGCAGCAAATGACTCGATTCGCTACCTCCTTTATTTCCTCAATTGACGGTACCTCAACCGAAATTTCCACCAAGGAATTGTGCGGTGGCGCTCGAATCTACTACATCTTCAACTCCGTCTTTGGCAGCTCACTCGAATCCATCGATCCCACCTCCAACCTTACTGCTCTGGATATTCGCACAGCCATCCGAAACTCGACCGGCCCCCGGCCCAGCTTGTTTGTTCCCGAGATGGCTTTCGATCTTTTGGTCAAGCCCCAGATCAAACTCTTGGAAATTCCCAGTCAACGTTGCGTCGAGCTTGTATACGAAGAGCTGATTAAGATCTGCCACACCTGTGGATCTACCGAACTGTCGCGATATCCCAGGCTGCAAGCGAAGCTGATCGAAACCGTATCAGACTTGCTCCGTGAAAGACTTGGCCCTGCCTCGTCTTACGTTGAAtctctcatctccatccaacGGGCATatatcaacaccaaccaccCCAACTTCCttggtgccgccgccgccatgagCAATGTCGTTAGCGCAAAGCAAGAACGTGAGCGAAAGCGGTTGATTCAGGAGGAGCGTGAGCGTCGCGAGAAGCGTCGCCTCAAGGagcttggtgccaatggAGAGCCCACcgaggatggtgaggatggcAGTGTTACCGAAAAGGGTGAAAATGGCCGCAAGCACAATTCCAAGTCCGGCCGAAGCTTGTCTCCGGCTGTCCATGAAAATGCTCACGGCAGCCTTGCAGCTGCTGTCAATGGTGTTCGACCCAACTCCCCTTCGCGGGTTAATGGTCAAGGTCTAGGTGCCAGAGATACCTTTTTGAACTACTTTTTtggcaaagatggtgcaACTCTGCAGAGTGCGCTACCTGGCAGCCCGGCAAACCCTGGAAGACACATCAGCCAGT is a window of Pochonia chlamydosporia 170 chromosome 5, whole genome shotgun sequence DNA encoding:
- a CDS encoding dynamin-2 (similar to Aspergillus terreus NIH2624 XP_001218746.1) — encoded protein: MAALGEDLLTTVNKLQDLVFNTIGSDSLDLPQIVVVGSQSAGKSSVLENIVGRDFLPRGSGIVTRRPLILQLINVPEDDSAPDPALDPYRSPAAARRSEWAEFHHIPNRRFTDFSDVKREIENETTRVAGSNKGINRQPINLKIYSPHVLNLTLVDLPGLTKVPIGDQPTDIEKQTRNLISEYIAKPNSLILAVSPANVDIVNSEALKLARHVDALGRRTIGVLTKLDLMDHGTNALDILSGRVYPLKLGFIGVVNRSQQDIQGNKPMEEALQAEMDFFKHHPAYRNISNRCGTQFLAKTLNSTLMSHIRERLPDIKARLNTLMGQTQQELASYGDMAFSGKEHRGSLILQQMTRFATSFISSIDGTSTEISTKELCGGARIYYIFNSVFGSSLESIDPTSNLTALDIRTAIRNSTGPRPSLFVPEMAFDLLVKPQIKLLEIPSQRCVELVYEELIKICHTCGSTELSRYPRLQAKLIETVSDLLRERLGPASSYVESLISIQRAYINTNHPNFLGAAAAMSNVVSAKQERERKRLIQEERERREKRRLKELGANGEPTEDGEDGSVTEKGENGRKHNSKSGRSLSPAVHENAHGSLAAAVNGVRPNSPSRVNGQGLGARDTFLNYFFGKDGATLQSALPGSPANPGRHISQSSEPSLSQSIRREERVALRPAPPSHIDEYDPTGRSYGLASHLGESNEPAMTDREVMETELIRALISSYFNIVRESIADQVPKAIMHLLVNHSKDVVQNRLVSELYKETLFEELLYEDDGVKKEREKCEKLLQTYREAAKIIGEVL